One genomic window of Pseudomonas chlororaphis subsp. piscium includes the following:
- a CDS encoding RNA methyltransferase, whose amino-acid sequence MANKRYSCIGLYNPKSPENVGSVMRAAGCYGVASVFYTGKRYERARDFVTDTKKVHQDIPLIGIDDLKKILPLGCVPVAVELVEGARSLPEYTHPDRALYIFGPEDGSLDKDIRDWCEDVVYIPTTGCMNLAATVNVVLYDRLAKGNNTRSGPKF is encoded by the coding sequence GTGGCAAACAAAAGGTACAGCTGCATTGGTTTGTATAACCCCAAGTCACCGGAGAACGTCGGTTCGGTGATGCGCGCCGCCGGCTGCTATGGCGTCGCGTCGGTGTTCTACACCGGCAAGCGCTATGAACGGGCCCGCGACTTCGTCACCGACACCAAGAAGGTCCACCAGGACATCCCGCTGATCGGCATCGACGACCTGAAGAAGATCCTGCCCCTGGGCTGCGTGCCGGTGGCGGTGGAACTGGTGGAGGGCGCCCGCTCGCTGCCGGAGTACACCCACCCGGATCGCGCGCTGTACATCTTCGGCCCGGAAGACGGCTCCCTGGACAAGGACATCCGCGACTGGTGCGAAGACGTGGTCTATATCCCGACCACCGGCTGCATGAACCTCGCCGCCACCGTCAACGTGGTGCTCTACGACCGCCTGGCCAAGGGCAACAACACCCGCTCCGGTCCTAAGTTTTAA
- a CDS encoding YajD family HNH nuclease produces MSSTNTSKLDRILADAQRDREMGYRDKALKMYPHVCGRCAREFSGKRLSELTVHHRDHNHDNNPQDGSNWELLCLYCHDNEHSRYTDQQYFGEGSLSTPKVAKATHNPFAALAGLMKKDDE; encoded by the coding sequence ATGAGTTCGACCAACACATCCAAGCTCGACCGCATCCTCGCCGACGCCCAGCGCGACCGCGAGATGGGCTACCGCGACAAGGCCCTGAAGATGTACCCGCACGTCTGTGGGCGCTGCGCCCGCGAGTTCTCCGGCAAGCGCCTGAGCGAGCTGACCGTGCACCACCGCGACCACAACCACGACAACAACCCGCAGGACGGTTCCAACTGGGAACTGCTGTGCCTGTACTGCCACGACAACGAACACTCGCGCTACACCGACCAGCAGTACTTCGGCGAAGGCTCCCTGAGCACGCCGAAAGTCGCCAAGGCCACCCACAACCCCTTCGCCGCGCTGGCGGGGTTGATGAAGAAAGACGACGAGTAA